In Aedes albopictus strain Foshan chromosome 3, AalbF5, whole genome shotgun sequence, the following are encoded in one genomic region:
- the LOC115267873 gene encoding uncharacterized protein LOC115267873, whose amino-acid sequence MLRKRILISIALVVGICDFVAAGRGENRRGYNDADDNDYNTGGFIQNSRYERGRGVQGQQIPIGGLLGVNLFEKVAMDTANVFNSVNKQIGATFNQLAQPYGAGQPFFSVGFGVNNGYPGYMQGLYGQPQVPGRPGQPYGYPPPPHGPPPPHGPPPPHRPPPPHGPPPPYGRPPSHGGYQPSGHDHHHEHGHEHHNHGNHGHNQGPGYANGYDHGHYPGNNYGHGGNNGQGQGSNNGNGRPQPDLPSPLPPKTPINPTQVPPISPNINNGGSTSTFPPVPPPPPPPAPAPPTVPIQPPPAVPAPPPPTPAPISSTTTEEIEDVTYDIDIRGEFEANQTRRRRQLFPNLFNSIGNIVQTGVNLANPVLGFGQRPNAAQPYNPQPQPTRPVQFNGFQPQPVTQSSFQPAPSTASPNFQRTTNAPQTPPPAPSTIAPSTQAPLPAPETPSAEPGLPELNLQNLGGSDFTWTAENIGTHRNRRDTDSIFFPDDDIFDRPLPIRPPALVINPVVKQPFTESQAGSQAQSQNNFGGFDQTSGSQSQSQSVQNELGQFNQNAAGSTSGNIATDGSSGQLSAANTMQQSFQTADSSGSNNAAQSQSANFDKNGNLALTSSNANTNSIREKDRFKEQSNAGSSSTLQNQFGTSSNNAQSNSETFHENGLQGNKNSASSQSLQTNKDGSVSGSNSNTMSNTFTGPNGQQGSSSSSQSSSFNQGSPSKGGKGGSSSSASSSASSSSGNGGSFSISGSFSGIPPFQGFPNFFNQLKGK is encoded by the exons ATGCTGCGGAAGCGAATATTAATTAGTATTGCACTGGTTGTTGGAATATGTGACTTTG TTGCTGCGGGCCGTGGAGAAAATAGACGAGGATATAATGATGCTGATGATAATGATTATAATACAGGGGGATTTATACAAAATTCGAGATACGAACGTGGCCGAGGAGTTCAAGGCCAACAAATTCCCATTGGAGGGCTACTTGGTGTGAACCTATTTGAAAAAGTTGCAATGGATACGGCAAATGTTTTCAATAGTGTCAATAAACAAATTGGGGCCACATTCAATCAGTTGGCTCAACCGTATGGTGCAGGACAACCATTTTTCAGTGTTGGATTTGGTGTTAACAATGGATATCCAGGTTATATGCAAGGTCTTTATGGGCAACCACAAGTCCCTGGACGCCCAGGCCAGCCATACGGATATCCACCACCGCCACATGGGCCACCTCCACCTCACGGACCACCCCCGCCTCACAGACCACCTCCACCGCATGGACCACCTCCACCATATGGACGTCCACCATCGCATGGAGGTTACCAACCAAGCGGTCATGACCACCACCATGAACACGGACATGAACATCACAATCATGGTAACCATGGTCACAATCAAGGTCCAGGATACGCCAATGGATATGATCATGGTCATTATCCAGGAAATAATTATGGCCATGGTGGAAACAACGGTCAAGGCCAAGGTTCGAACAACGGAAATGGTCGGCCACAACCAGATCTTCCATCACCATTGCCTCCAAAAACCCCGATAAATCCTACGCAAGTGCCACCAATATCTCCGAATATCAACAATGGAGGTTCAACTTCTACGTTCCCACCTGTCCCTCCTCCTCCACCGCCTCCTGCTCCAGCTCCACCAACAGTTCCAATTCAACCACCACCGGCAGTACCTGCTCCACCGCCGCCAACTCCAGCTCCAATTTCTTCTACTACTACGGAAGAAATTGAGGACGTTACTTATGACATTGATATTAGAGGCGAATTTGAAGCTAACCAAACTCGCAGAAGACGTCAATTATTTCCGAATCTATTCAACTCCATAGGAAACATCGTACAAACCGGAGTCAACCTTGCAAACCCTGTTCTTGGATTCGGACAAAGACCCAACGCTGCCCAACCCTACAATCCCCAACCACAGCCAACTCGGCCAGTCCAGTTCAACGGTTTTCAGCCACAGCCTGTTACCCAATCATCGTTCCAGCCAGCTCCGTCAACTGCTAGTCCAAACTTCCAACGGACGACCAACGCTCCTCAAACACCTCCTCCGGCTCCGTCAACGATTGCACCATCCACTCAAGCGCCCTTGCCAGCACCTGAAACCCCCAGTGCAGAACCCGGTCTCCCAGAACTCAACCTTCAAAACCTTGGAGGAAGTGATTTCACCTGGACTGCAGAAAATATCGGAACTCATCGTAACCGACGAGACACAGACTCAATTTTCTTCCCCGATGACGATATTTTTGATCGTCCTCTTCCGATTCGTCCTCCCGCTCTTGTCATCAACCCCGTCGTCAAGCAACCCTTCACCGAGTCCCAAGCCGGTAGCCAAGCCCAGTCACAGAATAACTTCGGGGGATTCGACCAGACTAGCGGATCCCAATCGCAATCACAATCCGTTCAAAACGAACTAGGCCAGTTCAACCAAAACGCTGCCGGAAGTACTTCTGGAAACATCGCCACCGATGGATCTTCCGGTCAACTGAGCGCTGCCAACACAATGCAACAGAGCTTCCAGACGGCTGATTCTTCCGGAAGCAACAACGCCGCCCAGAGTCAGTCAGCAAACTTCGACAAGAACGGTAACCTAGCGTTAACCTCATCCAACGCCAACACCAACTCGATTCGAGAGAAAGACCGTTTCAAGGAACAATCCAACGCAGGATCGTCGTCCACCCTGCAGAACCAATTCGGAACATCGTCGAACAATGCCCAAAGCAACTCGGAAACATTCCACGAAAACGGGCTTCAAGGTAACAAAAACTCCGCCTCCAGTCAGTCACTGCAGACCAACAAGGACGGTTCCGTGTCCGGGTCGAACTCGAACACGATGAGCAACACGTTCACCGGCCCGAACGGGCAGCAGGGAAGTTCTTCGTCGAGCCAGTCGTCCAGTTTCAATCAGGGATCCCCCAGCAAGGGCGGAAAGGGCGGTTCGTCATCTAGTGCGTCGTCTTCGGCTTCGTCTAGCTCTGGCAACGGGGGTTCGTTTAGCATAAGTGGATCGTTTTCGGGTATTCCCCCGTTTCAGGGATTTCCCAACTTTTTCAACCAGCTGAAGGGGAAGTGA